ACAATCGAAAGATAAAAGGTATCAGTCTAGCCTTTACGATACAATAATGGGCCTAGTAAAGCCCAATAAGTacttgattttgtaaattactTTTCTTGGAGCCCAACAGAAACGCGTTTCGATTCGACGTTTTGCCTTATCCGTAGctctcatcttcttcgtcgCCTCTGAAGAAGGATACAGAAGAAAAAATGGCGCAGATGGTTGCGATGCCCCTAGCGCACTCGCTCTCACTCATTTGCAGCTGGACTAAATCGAATCCTCTCTCTCGCAACACTCTTGCTCTCCCACCTTCGAACGCTCCCAGTGTAATAATTTCTCAAAGTCTCACTCTTTCTCTCTCGTGCGTACGATTGTTGTAATTAAAGTTCTCAACTTTGGTCCCTTTGTGTTGAATTTACAGAAGCAGAGTCTAAGCATCCGATGTGCTCGTGTTGGAGGTGTGGAGATTCCGAGTAACAAGAGGATCGAATACTCTCTTCAGTACATTCACGGCATTGGCCGAACTAGGGCTCGTCAGATCCTCGTTGATCTCCAGATGGAGAACAAAATCACCAAAGACATGGCTGAGGAAGAGCTCATCGTGCTTCGTGATGAAGTCTCCAAGTATATGATCGAGGGTGATCTGGTACTCTCTCTTTGCCTTTTTCTATCTTCATAGTAACGGTTTTGTTGCACAATGGCTTGTCTCTTATCATATCTGTTGTGCAGAGGAGATTCAATGCGCTTGCTATCAAGAGATTGAAGGAGATTCAGTGTTACCGTGGGGTAAGGCACATCCAAGGGCTGCCGTGTCGTGGACAGAGGACCAAGAACAACTGCAGAACTCTTAAGGGCAAGAAGATCGCCATTGCTGGCAAGAAGAAAGTTTCCAAGTAACCAAACACATCTGGTCTTGATGTCAATCTTGTTCTTCTGTAATACTTTTTTTTACATTGTCTAGTTTCTCTGTTTAAAATGTGGTTTTGTGTATTCCCTGAGACTCTTTCCAGATTATCTTCGGCTTTATCATGTAGTTGTTCAACTTAATACCGTTCCAACAGATGTATTCTAGTGTTTCTAATGTCAAAAGATGATAAGCTCTAAGATGTTGCTGTCTCACAAGCTAAGAACAAACCTGATTGCACCAAAATGGTTTAATTAGAATACGTACATATAAATACAtcattaaaccaaaaaaagacTCAAATCTTGAATCGTCTCTAATCCTAATCACAAAATCTTTGCTACATACAAAAAAGTAAGATAATGAGTGAACAATGATAGTAACAGGGTAAAAATCCTTAGTAAGAGAACTCATGGCCTCGTAGTGAAATGTATTTCTTGACCCAAATAGCAATATCTTCGGCGCATGCCTGTGCCTGAGGAGTCTTGAGAAGCATATCAAGCGTTGCAAACTCATGAACCGCGTCTTTGTATTCCAAAACTGGAGAATCTACGTTCACTTTCCTAAGCTCCTCAGCGTAAGCAATGGCTCGATCTCTCATCCAGTCATGCTCCGCCACTACTGTAAGAGTCGGAGGCATTAGCTTCAGAGGTGGTCCGCTCCGGTTATGAGCAAGCGGGTTTGCTGCCGGGTGGTCAAAGTCCAACTCTTTCTCTGGTAAGAAGAGTTTCCAGGCGAGAGCAGAGACAGACTTGTCGTAAAAGTAAGAGTTTGCTAGCTTTATCTCCGACTGTGTTGGGTTGTTCCCGATGAAGAATGGGTACATTAGAACCTGTGCAACGACTTTAACCGGCTCTAGAAGTTTCCCAGCTTCCACTGCTTTCCGAGCTACGTAGTCTGCTATGTTCCCTCCACAGCTCACCCCCAAAAGAACACATCTGTTTCAAATCATATATGAGCAACTAAGTTGAGAAACAGAAACAGCTCTTGATGTGTGATTGCAAGCAATAGAAGATAACCTCATCTAACTAGTTCTACACAGAACCATGACCATTACCGGCCCTGAGATTTTGGGATCTATAgacaatttagtaaaaatttcaataattttttttttacaaaattcgaggtctatgtaatttttttcaaaaaaaattagaggcTTAATCCGAATGTTTCATTTGGCTTTGCCTAGGACCGGCCTGACAATGACTTAGTTCTGTGTAGAAGCATTACCGGCCCGGCCCTGAGATTTTGGGTTCTATAGACAATTTAGTaaagatttcaatttttttttttttttttttttttacaaatttcgAGGTCTAtatctatgtaatttttttcaaagaaaaatggAGGTTTAATCCGAATGTTTCATTTGGCTTTGCCGGCCATGACAAGGACTTAGTTCCTAGTTCTCCATAGATCAACTCATAAACGGTTCTAAATTCTAGAAATCAACCTCTCCAAACAAGCATCAATCCCCAAAAGCATCCACAAAGTGTCCATGAGCAAGCAAAACAACAAATACAAACCTGGAAGGATCAGCATGAGCTGCAAGCCAAGGCTCAACCATAGAAGCACCAAAAGCATCAACAATGTGACCTTGAACATTCAGTTTCTTCAGCTCAACCCCATTAACGCGTCTATTAGACTTACAACAATCAGCTAAATTAGCTTGCTTCCCAAGCCAATTCAGCACCTTAACCCCATCCTCAAACGCCGCAGGATACCTATTCTCAGGCGCAAGCCTATACCCTACCGCCAACACAATCACGTCGCACACTTTAGCTATCCTCCGACAAAAGAAGTCGTTCGCCGCCGAGTCAGAACCTCCGGCCACCCAACCTCCGCCGTGAAACTGCAACATCACCGGCAATTTACGCGAACTCCTCTTCGCCGACGGCGCGTATCCTCCGTAAGGTTCGTAGCTCTTCCTCCGAGACTCGTTCCTCTCCGGAGAGGTTTGATTAAGAGGGATGACGACGTGGCTGTGTCTCCGATCGGATCTGGGATCGTgaggatgagaatgagaatcGTCTTCTCCGCGGGGAAGCTCGGACGGAGAGAGAGCTGATTCGGGGAGGAAGATACGGACCGTGAGCGACGTCATCGGATCGATGTGGATGTCTTTGGTCGCGACGCCGTCGGTGAAGGAAGGGTTCGCGGCGGCGACGGATTCATCGGATCGGGTGGAGACGCCGAAGGGATCAGGCGAGGGGGGAGATGAGATGAGGTTGTGGAGACGGTGTTTGAggaggagcttgaagaagacGCTGTAGAGTTTCACAGCTACGCTTGGCATTTCCCTCTTCAAGTGTTTGATTGATCTCAGttgtgtgtgtgagagagagagagagagagatcacatCTATGGAGCTCATATGAGTTGAAATTGAGAGAGTCTATGGAGACTGGGATCGAAGCTTCGGGGTGCAGAGAGTTAAAATTGATCAAGCTTTTCTATAATCAAAAtgatgacgaggaagaagaaggtagagagagggagggagagaCATTGGATTGTGGACAAAGTGTCATTGTCTTTTGGTAATAAGAGGAGACAATAATCACCTGTACCGCGTTTACCGTGAGTGTAGTGTGTTTGGTTTCGTTTTCGAGATACGTACGTTCCAGAGACGTACGAAGGGCAaaaagctcttttttttttccctttgcGTGCGTGTAtatatgatcttttttttttttgtaaatggaaACTATTAAATGAGATTCCGAAAATTAAATCATAGAGATTGACACTTCATTTTGTTTCCAATTATATGGCTATTAACTTATAAAGACAGCCttacatataatttatattaatttacgaAAATCTTGGTTATATAagagaaaactttcaaatgtaACAAAGAATGCTGCTAACTTGAATTAGTCATCAcataattggttgaattaagGAGTTCAAATGGATGATAGTTTAGTTCAGTGTTCATATGAATATGATGATGTTGCCAAAAAGATTTGAGAGAGAAAAAACAAATCCTTGAAACATTCAAAAAGATTTGGTCGATATTGgtgaactataaaattataaaatcaagaCTCTAGAGATcttatttagaaatattaaactGACACTAATTTGCGATAATAGTCTTGGTCAAGGCCCATACCATTTAATTCGATTTTTTAGATCTTTCATGAGATGATTTATTGATCTGTCTGGTTTCTGAAGTGTAAAACATTGGGTCCATCATCAGGACACAGGAGGTATGTGCCATAAATGGCCCTGACCCCAGGTTCCTTCAACCATTGAACTTTGGACTACTTTtccacagtttttttttcttctgtttgcATAAGTTAGATTCACAGACAATTCTTCAATGTAGTCCGACTTAAAAGGTTAAAACAGTGAATATGTGTTAAGCCGACTATTATTAtcttaaatttgattttgacaTAAGTTTGACATGATTGAGCCTGTAATGATAACACCACAAGAATTCTAAGGTTTGTTTGCTATTCATTGTTCTTTCGTTGGTAGGTCTAACAAGACTTTCTCAGTTTATCTCATCTAATCATCAGTCATGACTTGTTTACCTCTTGCCAGCAACAGTACAGATTCAAAGTTTAAGATCCCTTGAATCATCTTTGACCAAAGAAAGATCCCTTAAAACCAACCATGAGGATTGTCAGCTAAACTCACACTAATTAGTATTTTGGGTGCAAACGAACCTGAAAAGCTAGGCCTCTCACGACTGTCAATCTTACCTGGCTGTCGGGAAGAAGGCCATCATGGAACACACAAGCTTCTCTATTATTTGTTAGACAGAACAAATAAACTCAGAGACCAAGTGTATTCAATCAGAGTTATCTGACGTTGTAAACAGAAAGTACTAGTTCATATTATAGCTCACCATTCTAATACCCTACACTCTGCGTCTGGCACAGTTACAAACCAAGAGAGATGTAGCAAAAAACTTGACCAAGaccaatgaatgtcacaaactTCTGAACCATACAGAGAATGTAACAAACATGAATTAAAACAGCAACTGCACATACTTCTCATCCAGAAGCaaatcaattattattattatagtaCATAAAAGGAGGCCAAAACAAATGATCATGACAAAACTATCTAATCTTCTTGTCTTGTCCTAATTTTTTAGCCTTCCTTTCTCTAAACAATTCTATCCACAGATTCCATATCCAAAGTATACTAACAGTAATAGCAGTTCCAACAACAACAGCCCAAGAAACCCACAACCAGTTAGGTATCACGCCGTTAGCTTCGCCTCTAGCGTAAGAAGCAACCATCTTCCCAAAGAACAAAGGCCCCAACACTCCTCTAACGAGACTGTAGAAGGCGTAAAACGGAGGAGACAAGAGATCATACACTTTGACAGCCAACCTAGACTCCGGATCGCTCTTCCTCGCACCGGCGAGTGTCCACGCGTTCTGACACGCGCTG
Above is a window of Brassica napus cultivar Da-Ae chromosome A10, Da-Ae, whole genome shotgun sequence DNA encoding:
- the LOC111201472 gene encoding 30S ribosomal protein S13, chloroplastic-like — protein: MAQMVAMPLAHSLSLICSWTKSNPLSRNTLALPPSNAPSKQSLSIRCARVGGVEIPSNKRIEYSLQYIHGIGRTRARQILVDLQMENKITKDMAEEELIVLRDEVSKYMIEGDLRRFNALAIKRLKEIQCYRGVRHIQGLPCRGQRTKNNCRTLKGKKIAIAGKKKVSK
- the LOC106372066 gene encoding probable carboxylesterase 16; its protein translation is MPSVAVKLYSVFFKLLLKHRLHNLISSPPSPDPFGVSTRSDESVAAANPSFTDGVATKDIHIDPMTSLTVRIFLPESALSPSELPRGEDDSHSHPHDPRSDRRHSHVVIPLNQTSPERNESRRKSYEPYGGYAPSAKRSSRKLPVMLQFHGGGWVAGGSDSAANDFFCRRIAKVCDVIVLAVGYRLAPENRYPAAFEDGVKVLNWLGKQANLADCCKSNRRVNGVELKKLNVQGHIVDAFGASMVEPWLAAHADPSRCVLLGVSCGGNIADYVARKAVEAGKLLEPVKVVAQVLMYPFFIGNNPTQSEIKLANSYFYDKSVSALAWKLFLPEKELDFDHPAANPLAHNRSGPPLKLMPPTLTVVAEHDWMRDRAIAYAEELRKVNVDSPVLEYKDAVHEFATLDMLLKTPQAQACAEDIAIWVKKYISLRGHEFSY